Proteins from a single region of Parambassis ranga chromosome 16, fParRan2.1, whole genome shotgun sequence:
- the nppcl gene encoding C-type natriuretic peptide-like, whose amino-acid sequence MLCPVLLCATLLLLTPLEITEARALHPSTDAVQFMEQFLERYNDLLTLDDLENLLNSQPEEQSTFSSGVKAAEYPKWADMQSQPETPWLRLLKGALANQKRAEPDRSRRGWNRGCFGLKLDRIGSMSGLGC is encoded by the exons ATGCTGTgtcctgtgctgctctgtgccaCTCTGCTCCTCCTGACTCCTCTGGAGATCACAGAGGCTCGCGCTCTGCATCCTTCTACTGATGCTGTGCAG TTCATGGAACAGTTTCTAGAACGCTACAATGACCTCCTGACTCTGGATGACCTGGAGAACCTGTTGAACAGCCAGCCAGAGGAACAATCCACCTTTTCCTCTGGGGTCAAAGCTGCTGAGTACCCCAAATGGGCTGATATGCAATCGCAGCCCGAGACCCCCTGGCTCCGTCTGCTAAAGGGGGCCCTGGCCAACCAGAAGCGAGCGGAACCAGACCGGTCACGAAGGGGATGGAACCGAGGATGCTTTGGCCTGAAACTGGATCGGATCGGGTCCATGAGTGGCCTGGGCTGTTag
- the ncapd2 gene encoding condensin complex subunit 1 has translation MSWDFFLPVSVGDLVKTGGINQYVVQDVVPPKQLPTYLSRFKAALRSHGPLRILEHFDTCYSVLQHCNSVELAVKEDALELLIQVVSGLAASLPALLVSTSLSGAERKEKLNAVKMSVFLLCKLTESLESDSYRQNIVTAPAKGKKGKAGGDGMLQWDSEREKVLQVLVQLLQLDIRSLWSLSLVEEEFISCVSCCCYKLLENPTISHVKSKPTRDCIIHLLGVLIKKYNHLLGASVKVIQLLQHFEQLPSVFAQAVSVWSTEYGVRAIIGEVIREIGQKSSEELAREGSGVKAFATFLSELGALVPESMIPNISVLITHLESESHTMRVAVCEVLGEILVRVLCGDGLDESGKADRDRFFDTLQEHLHDTHSHVRARVLQVYTRIVNSKALPLCKYSEVMELAVGRLMDKSINAVKSAIQLLAAFIAHNPYSCKLSSADLKKPLEKETTKLREMKDNLKEKTPVTVIKASELWAAMEPELLVAVRNELEPTHEEEQEENTEDREEEKEAEDDRATAVKIAQYLRVNKYRNAVRLCIRAHKCFPESERFASLSTVTPENLMDTLALIFKGSDEDTPELSQDLPSTPQKEGEKEGEDGELKKQEMLVQYLKDTETFALQVERAISVINTMLYWKTTSVVQEAVQFCVTVCEFSVANSIIGVRKMLPLVWSADAAIKDAVVQAYRHLYLNPQGDTIRAKAQTLVDSLSELMVDASLGTIQCLEEIVQEFFGSGSNLQSTAIQVLWERFTGKRETSALHRRAAVLLLGMAARAEREVVLSNLDTLCSVALGEKVTEDFLLARDTVITICSITDHVRQSKGTPFRLPQEHQLFTCLTQALAEGVVMEDPHWQSFMEQAVRLIYFLAESPDQLCSRLLQRSSRLLLDQIAEGGEINKDVSQMQDGSQESSEQGEQVNCVCLAQLLAVCGCVAFWQVSHLERSVSTELRRRRGETEEREEKEKGPASKTKQSANESAMEEELGLIGASAEDTEAELIRKICETELLADENLLSSFLPLLQRVCSSPGRYSHPQLTTAACLALSQYMMISPSVCEENIRLMFTVLERSTLPVVRANSIIALGDLTVRFPNILEPWTQNLYARLSDEVPSVRQTAVTVLTQLVLKDVLKVKGQVSEVAVLLIDPEPHISSLALNFFNELATKDNAIYNLLPDIISRLSDPERGMSSEDFNTIMKQLFSYITKERQTESLVEKLCQRFRTAKTERQWCDLAVSLSLLSMCERGFKRLQECWECYSDKLTEPGVYQPLLSITAKLRRGAKPQFKAQVDEFEKRLTAVHTRGLENVESPEMDEENQTGGGSTEKPVVQTPLPSRGRQKSRRGQAKPSVSSRGDESFVTPQKTRKSKKPVITFSSDEEEDEEDAVMAESETPKVTTPIARTSRRARLRN, from the exons ATGTCGTGGGATTTTTTTCTGCCGGTGAGCGTCGGGGATCTGGTGAAGACTGGGGGGATCAACCAGTACGTCGTGCAGGATGTAGTCCCCCCAAAACAACTTCCAACCTATCTGAGTA GGTTTAAGGCAGCATTAAGAAGCCATGGACCTTTGCGTATACTGGAACACTTCGACACATGCTACAGCGTGTTACA ACACTGTAACTCTGTGGAGCTGGCTGTGAAAGAAGATGCTCTGGAATTACTGATACAAG TGGTTAGTGGCTTGGCTGCTTCCTTGCCGGCACTCCtcgtctccacctccctctcagGGGCAGAACGCAAAGAGAAGCTCAATGCAGTCAAAATGAGTGTCTTCCTCCTTTGCAAACTCACGGAGAGCCTTGAAAGTGACTCTTACAGACAGAATATTGTCACAGCACCTGCTAAG GGTAAAAAGGGAAAAGCTGGTGGAGACGGAATGCTTCAGTGGGACTCGGAGCGAGAGAAGGTACTGCAGGTCCTTGTCCAGCTTCTTCAGCTTGATATCCGGTCCCTGTGGAGCCTCTCCCTGGTGGAGGAAGAGTTCATCAG ctgtgtttcctgctgttGCTACAAGCTTCTTGAAAATCCCACCATCAGCCATGTCAAGAGCAAACCCACCAGAGATTGTATCATCCATCTACTAGGGGTGCTGATCAAGAAGTACAATCACCTCCTGG GTGCAAGTGTAAAAGTGATCCAGTTATTGCAGCACTTTGAGCAATTGCCATCTGTGTTCGCTCAGGCTGTTTCTGTGTGGAGCACAGAATATGGAGTCAGAGCTATCATAGGCGAAGTCATAAG AGAGATTGGTCAGAAGTCAAGTGAGGAGCTTGCTAGAGAGGGGTCAGGGGTCAAAGCCTTTGCTACTTTCCTCTCAGAACTTGGGGCCCTGGTGCCAGAATCAATGATCCCCAACATCAGTGTCCTCATCACACACCTGGAATCTGAG AGCCACACAATGcgtgttgctgtgtgtgaggtGCTGGGAGAGATCCTTGTACGAGTCCTGTGTGGTGATGGGCTAGACGAGTCTGGCAAAGCTGACCGTGATCGCTTCTTCGACACGCTGCAGGAACATCTGcatgacacacactctcatgtcAGAGCACGTGTGTTGCAGGTCTACACACGCATTGTCAACAgcaaa GCGCTGCCGCTGTGTAAGTACAGTGAGGTGATGGAGCTTGCTGTTGGACGGCTGATGGACAAATCTATAAATGCAGTGAAAAGTGCTATCCAGTTGTTGGCAGCTTTTATAGCACATAATCCTTATAGCTGCAAG TTGAGCAGCGCAGATCTGAAGAAACCCCTAGAGAAAGAGACGACTAAGCTGAGAGAAATGAAAGATAATCTGAAGGAGAAAACACCAG TGACGGTGATTAAGGCATCTGAGCTGTGGGCTGCCATGGAGCCTGAGCTCCTTGTCGCTGTCAGGAATGAGCTGGAGCCCACacatgaggaggagcaggaggaaaacacggaggacagagaggaagaaaaagaggcagAAGATGACAGAGCTACAGCTGTGAAGATAGCTCAGTACCTTCGTGTCAACAAATACAG AAATGCGGTGAGGCTTTGTATAAGAGCTCACAAATGCTTCCCAGAATCTGAGAGGTTTGCTTCTCTGTCCACTGTCACCCCTGAGAATCTAATGGACACTCTGGCTTTGATTTTCAAAG GCAGTGACGAAGACACCCCTGAGCTAAGCCAGGACTTGCCATCAACCCCACagaaagagggggagaaagagggggaggatGGTGAGCTGAAGAAACAGGAGATGTTGGTGCAGTACCTTAAGGATACAGAAACCTTTGCTTTACAAGTGGAGAGAGCAATCTCTGTCATCAACACCATGCTCTACTGGAAAACAACTTCAG tgGTCCAGGAGGCTGTGCAgttttgtgtgactgtgtgcgaGTTTAGTGTTGCTAACTCTATCATTGGAGTGAGGAAGATGTTGCCTCTGGTCTGGTCAGCTGATGCTGCGATTAAAGATGCTGTGGTTCAAGCCTACAGGCACCTGTATTTGAACCCACAGGGGGACACCATTAG GGCGAAAGCCCAGACTCTTGTTGACAGTCTCTCTGAGCTGATGGTGGACGCATCTCTGGGAACAATCCAGTGTCTTGAGGAAATT GTACAAGAGTTTTTTGGCAGTGGCAGCAATCTCCAGTCTACCGCCATTCAGGTGTTGTGGGAGAGATTTACCGGTAAACGAGAAACCTCTGCTTTACACAGGCGAGCTGCAGTGTTACTGCTTGGCATGGCAGCACG GGCAGAGAGGGAGGTTGTTCTCAGTAATCTGGACACTCTTTGTTCAGTGGCTCTGGGAGAAAAAGTGACTGAAGACTTTCTTCTGGCCAGAGACACGGTTATCACCATCTGCAGCATTACTGACCATGTCAGG CAGTCAAAAGGCACTCCGTTCAGACTGCCTCAAGAGCATCAGCTCTTCACCTGCCTCACACAAGCCCTTGCTGAAG GGGTGGTGATGGAAGACCCCCACTGGCAGAGCTTCATGGAGCAGGCTGTCCGTCTCATCTACTTCCTGGCTGAATCACCTGACCAGCTGTGCTCCCGGCTGCTCCAGCGAAGTTCTCGCCTCTTGCTCGATCAGATTGCAGAAGGCGGAGAAATCAATAAGGATGTCAGCCAAATGCAAGATGGATCTCAAGAGTCCAGTGAGCAAGGTGAACAAG tgaactgtgtgtgtctggcacagttgttggctgtgtgtggtTGCGTGGCTTTCTGGCAGGTGTCTCACCTTGAGCGCAGTGTGAGCACTGAGTTgcggaggaggagaggagagacggaggagagggaggagaaagaaaaaggccCAGCCAGCAAAACTAAG CAATCAGCCAATGAGAGCGCAATGGAGGAGGAGCTTGGGTTGATTGGTGCCTCAGCTGAAGATACAGAGGCTGAACTCATTAGAAAAATCTGTGAAACAGAATTATTGGCCG ACGAAAACCTGCTGAGTTCATTCCTTCCCCTGCTGCAGAGAGTCTGCAGCTCCCCAGGACGCTATTCCCACCCTCAGCTCaccactgctgcctgtctggcACTGTCTCAGTACATGATGATAAG TCCTTCAGTGTGTGAGGAAAACATCCGTCTCATGTTCACGGTACTGGAGCGTTCTACTCTCCCAGTGGTCCGGGCCAATTCCATAATAGCCCTGGGAGACCTCACGGTCCGGTTCCCAAATATCCTGGAACCCTGGACGCAGAATCTGTATGCAAG gCTGAGTGATGAGGTTCCTTCAGTGAGGCAGACAGCTGTGACAGTTCTTACTCAGTTGGTGCTTAAGGATGTGctcaaggtcaaaggtcaagtcAGTGAAGTGGCTGTGCTGCTAATTGACCCTGAGCCACACATTTCCAGCCTGGCCCTGAACTTCTTCAATGAGCTTGCCACCAAG GACAATGCCATCTACAATCTGCTGCCAGACATTATCAGCCGCCTGTCTGATCCAGAGAGAGGCATGAGCTCAGAGGACTTCAACACCATTATGAA ACAGCTGTTCTCCTACATCACTAAAGAAAGGCAGACCGAGTCTCTGGTAGAGAAACTATGTCAGCGCTTTAGGACTGCCAA GACAGAGCGTCAGTGGTGTGACTTGGCCGTGTCCCTGTCTTTGCTGTCCATGTGTGAGCGTGGTTTTAAGAGGCTGCAGGAATGCTGGGAGTGTTACAGTGACAAGTTGACGGAACCTGGAGTCTACCAGCCTCTGCTCTCCATCACCGCCAAGCTCCGGCGTGGAGCCAAACCACAATTTAAA GCTCAGGTAGATGAATTTGAAAAGCGGTTGACTGCTGTTCACACAAGGGGGCTGGAAAATGTAGAAAGTCCTGAGATGGATGAGGAGAACCAAACGGGTGGAGGGTCCACTGAGAAGCCAGTCGTGCAGACACCTCTGCCCAGCAGAGGCCGTCAGAAGTCAAGGAGAG GCCAAGCAAAGCCATCAGTTTCAAGCCGTGGTGATGAGAGTTTTGTGACGCCTCAGAAAACTCGCAAGTCCAAGAAACCTGTGATTACcttcagcagtgatgaagaggaggatgaagagg ATGCTGTGATGGCGGAGAGTGAGACCCCTAAAGTGACAACACCGATAGCACGCACATCCCGCCGAGCTCGCCTCAGAAACTGA
- the ing4 gene encoding inhibitor of growth protein 4: MAAGMYLEHYLDSIENLPFELQRNFNLMRDLDQRTEDLKGQIDSLAKEYTANARTLSSEQKLSILRQIQQSYSKCKEFGDDKVQLAMQTYEMVDKHIRRLDTDLARFEADLKEKQIESTDYDSTSSKGKKGDTRQKEKKIAKTRSKVKSSDEDGSPKSAQKKVKLLQPGEFNSSSANFGNVHPSDVLDMPVDPNEPTYCLCHQVSYGEMIGCDNTDCSIEWFHFACVGLTTKPRGKWYCPRCSQDRKRK, encoded by the exons atggcggcgGGGATGTATTTGGAGCATTATTTGGACA GCATAGAAAATCTGCCATTTGAGTTGCAGAGGAACTTCAATTTGATGAGAGACCTGGACCAACGCACAGAAG ATCTAAAAGGACAGATAGATTCTCTGGCTAAAGAATACACGGCCAATGCCAGGACTCTTTCCTCTGAGCAGAAGCTGTCCATACTGAGGCAGATTCAGCAGTCATATAGTAAATGTAAGGAGTTTGGAGATGATAAGGTGCAGCTGGCCATGCAGACCTATGAAATG GTCGACAAACACATCAGACGCCTCGACACAGACCTAGCTCGCTTTGAGGCTGACCTGAAGGAAAAGCAGATTGAGAGCACAGACTACGATTCCACCTCTAGTAAGGGgaagaaag GAGACACCAgacaaaaggaaaagaagatagctaaaacaaggtccaaagtgaAGAGTTCAGATGAAGATGGCAGTCCTAAGAGTGCACAGAAGAAAGTCAAACTTCTTCAACC AGGGGAATTCAACAGTTCTTCCGCCAACTTTGGAAATGTGCACCCATCGGATGTGCTGGACATGCCTGTGGACCCCAATGAACCCACTTACTGTCTGTGTCATCAGGTGTCTTATGGTGAGATGATCGGCTGTGACAACACTGAT TGCTCCATTGAGTGGTTCCATTTTGCATGTGTGGGCCTAACGACCAAACCAAGAGGCAAATG GTACTGTCCACGGTGCTCTcaggacagaaagagaaaataa
- the nop2 gene encoding 28S rRNA (cytosine(4447)-C(5))-methyltransferase gives MGRKLDPTKQVKRGPGKKARKQQGAETELAKFISIEETEPKRLSSRARKRAVKRVQKSKKSEDVTEEQPKKGFTDENSKWLKLAKRKRKIDEPENEDDSDEYWEEDEDFAEEEEEEEQKLGKKGGKDQGNKAAKLGETKVEQEEDDDDDDEDEDGEGDDDDDDEDDDEEMVDDYGTLDDGSGDEVAEEDSDGEELLPIERAAKKQKKLKESLASESDDDDDDEEEHSDDEDDEEQQGSDGDMDEEDALQSNIDDADKFRLPGAEEAEKEGILPLDLKTVHQRIKDNIDVLGNFAEKRELGKDRGEYISLLKKDLCTYYSYNTFLIEKLMDLFPLSELVDFLEANEIHRPVTIRTNTLKTRRRDLAQALINRGVNLDPLGKWSKVGLVIYDSSVPVGATPEYLAGHYMLQGASSFLPVMALAPQEGELVLDMSSAPGGKTTYIAQLMRNTGVIVANDANAERLKSVVGNIHRLGVTNTVVSNYDGRQFPKVMGGFDRVLLDAPCSGTGVIAKDPAVKTSKSEKDILLSAHLQKELILSAIDSVNAESPSGGYLIYCTCSIMVEENEWVVDYALKKRNVKLVPTGLDFGKEGFTRFKERRFHPSLKLSRRFYPHSHNMDGFFVAKLKKFSNVIPTAPTDKEEDNVEDPEATVVADSLEEKTSVSDKTKTVPGKTSGLKQKPEANGAAIKKMTNTKSKGKKNISTGPKKAKVAKLDGETVKKAGAKKPAGKTAEESKPLKADKQEGSRFEKKQAKKRKTPTNAKNRMGKNKFNKLKHMLQTQGKK, from the exons ATGGGTCGAAAGTTGGATCCCACCAAACAAGTGAAGAGGGGACCTGGTAAAAAGGCCCGCAAGCAGCAGGGAGCAGAGACAGAGTTGGCCAAGTTTATCTCTATTG AGGAAACTGAACCAAAACGTCTATCAAGTAGAGCCAGAAAAAG aGCTGTAAAGAGAGTCCAGAAGTCAAAAAAGTCTGAAGATGTGACAGAGGAGCAGCCCAAGAAAG GGTTCACAGATGAGAACAGTAAATGGTTGAAACTAGCAAAAAGGAAGCGCAAAATTGATGAACCAGAAAATGaagatgacagtgatgaatactgggaggaagatgaagattttgcagaagaagaagaggaggaggagcagaagctGGGAAAGAAGGGAGGAAAAGACCAAGGAAATAAGGCTGCAAAATTAGGAGAGACAAAAgtggaacaggaggaggatgatgacgatgacgatgaagatgaggatggtgaaggtgatgatgatgatgatgatgaggatgatgatgaagaaatggTTGATGACTATGGAACACTTGATGATGGCAGTGGTGATGAAGTAGCTGAAGAAGacagtgatggagaggag ctTCTTCCCATTGAACGAGCTgctaagaaacagaaaaaactgaaagaaTCCTTGGCCTCAGAGAGtgatgacgacgatgatgatgaggaggaacaTAGTGATGACgaagatgatgaagagcagcagggATCAGATGGAGACATGGATGAGGAAGATGCATTACAAAGCAACATAGATGATGCAGATAAATTTAGGCTCCCTGGGGCAGAGGAGGCTGAGAAGGAGG gtATCCTGCCTCTAGACCTGAAGACAGTCCATCAACGAATCAAGGACAACATTGACGTCCTTGGTAATTTCGCAGAAAAAAGGGAGCTGGGGAAAGATAGAGGAGAATACATCTCTCTTCTGAAGAAAGATCTCTGTACCTATTACAGCTACAACACCTTTCTCATTGAGAAATTAATGGACCTCTTCCCTCTCTCagag CTGGTTGATTTTCTTGAGGCCAATGAAATTCACAGGCCTGTCACTATTCGGACAAACACCCTGAAAACGAGGAGGCGGGATCTTGCACAG GCTTTGATCAATAGAGGAGTGAATCTTGATCCACTGGGGAAATGGTCCAAAGTGGGTTTGGTTATCTATGACTCCTCTGTACCTGTAG GTGCAACCCCAGAGTACCTGGCTGGTCACTACATGCTGCAAGGGGCCTCCAGCTTTTTACCAGTTATGGCACTGGCTCCACAAGAGGGAGAGTTAGTGTTGGACATGAGCTCAGCTCCAGGAGGCAAGACCACCTATATTG ctcAGCTAATGAGGAACACTGGAGTAATAGTGGCTAACGATGCCAATGCTGAAAGACTGAAGAGTGTGGTGGGAAACATCCACCGTCTGGGCGTCACCAACACTGTGGTCAGCAACTATGATGGCAGGCAGTTCCCCAAG GTGATGGGTGGTTTTGATAGAGTGCTGCTCGATGCCCCATGCTCAGGAACAGGAGTCATTGCTAAAGATCCAGCTGTGAAGACTAGCAAG AGTGAGAAAGATATCCTGCTTTCTGCTCACTTGCAGAAGGAACTGATTCTGTCCGCTATTGACTCTGTCAATGCAGAGTCCCCTTCAGGAGGATATCTGATCTACTGCACATGCTCTATAATG GTGGAGGAGAATGAATGGGTGGTAGACTATGCTTTAAAGAAAAGGAACGTCAAATTAGTTCCCACAGGACTTGACTTTGGAAAGGAAGGCTTTACCAG GTTCAAAGAACGGAGATTTCATCCTTCTCTTAAACTGTCACGTCGATTTTATCCCCATTCCCACAATATGGATGGATTTTTTGTGGCCAAGCTGAAGAAGTTCTCCAATGTAATCCCAACTGCACCCACAGATAAAG AAGAAGACAATGTAGAGGATCCTGAGGCGACTGTAGTTGCAGACTCTCTTGAGGAGAAAACGTCCGTAAGTGACAAGACAAAGACCGTCCCTGGTAAGACCAGTGGCTTAAAGCAAAAACCTGAAGCCAATGGAGCAGCCATCAAGAAAATGACAAACACCAAATCAAAAGGCAAAAAGAACATATCCACTGGACCAAAAAAGGCAAAGGTTGCCAAGCTGGATGGAGAGACTGTGAAGAAGGCAGGTGCAAAGAAGCCTGCTGGAAAGACAGCTGAGGAGAGTAAACCATTAAAAGCTGACAAACAGGAAGGAAGCCGGTTTGAGAAAAAACAGGCCAAAAAGAGGAAAACGCCCACGAACGCAAAAAACAGAATGGGAAAGAATAAATTCAACAAGTTGAAGCACATGTTGCAAACACAAGGAAAGAAGTGA
- the emg1 gene encoding ribosomal RNA small subunit methyltransferase NEP1, translating to MAASNGKKRGLEHLDEYEPKPAKHLRSLHDRMAERRLVVILEGASLETVKVGKTFELLNCDQHKNMIVKSGRDPGHIRPDITHQCLLMLMDSPLNRAGLLQVYIHTEKNALIEINPQTRIPRTFPRFCGLMVQLLHKLSVRAADGPQKLLRMIKNPVSDHLPPGCPRICTSFSAGEAVCPRTLVPEGPAAVVIGAFAHGAVNVDYTEKMVSISNYPLSAALTCAKMCSAFEEVWGVL from the exons ATGGCGGCTTCTAATGGCAAAAAGCGTGGTCTTGAACATTTGGACGAATATGAACCAAAACCAGCAAAACATCTCCGCAGCTTGCACGACCGCATGGCAGAAAGGAGACTGGTCGTTATTTTGGAAGGAGCATCGTTAGAAACAGTGAAG GTTGGGAAAACATTCGAGTTGTTAAACTGCGATCAACACAAAAATATGATAGTTAAAAGTGGAAGAGATCCCGGACATATAAGACCAGATATCACACATCAG TGTCTTCTCATGCTGATGGACAGTCCTCTGAATAGAGCAGGCCTGTTGCAGGTTTacatccacacagaaaaaaatgcattgataGAGATCAATCCACAGACCCGCATTCCAAGAACCTTCCCACGCTTCTGTGGCCTTATGG ttcagctgctgcacaagcTGAGTGTCAGGGCAGCTGATGGTCCTCAGAAGCTGCTAAGGATGATTAAAAATCCAGTGTCTGACCACCTGCCTCCCGGCTGCCCTCGCATTTGCACCTCCTTCTCAGCAGGAGAAGCTGTGTGCCCGCGGACGTTGGTTCCAGAGGGACCTGCTGCAGTGGTGATTGGAGCATTTGCTCACGGAGCG GTTAATGTTGACTACACAGAGAAGATGGTGTCCATCAGTAACTACCCCCTGTCAGCAGCATTGACCTGTGCCAAGATGTGCTCTGCTTTTGAGGAGGTGTGGGGCGTCCTGTGA
- the kel gene encoding kell blood group glycoprotein: MFDGGTAGGGAHVKCKRTEDATHRETHNARMGETPIQLELQLSVKPLSQPESDRGLHPPPLLQLPHPTEDPPQVQQQIQLQPEQQQQQQLSESNSEHQAKPVWIKHRRLLLLLLGISFCAAMIGLFYYMHHNLYTKTNNHTGPVTPCLSPACQWASARLSSSADPFTQPCDYFLFTCESDRLTLDGGGRLRGQGIPGHPQNRMEKSTSPERRGKNEEKGGEREDKTMNRKALLLQNLRGTLETNNRPDGSAVQKAKRFYRSCLDTRSLDTPGAEPFLTLIQKLGGWAVSGHWNKTNFNSTLGLLMRDYATFPFFNLYVGKDPNETATGKSKRYIQIDQPDLLIPIQWNSKTQKSEAKTETLRPFLASCQRYLALLGALPGSSMIHVGTFISLSSELAVAASPLQHRLTKGQLHQRMTIKELQRQAPAVDWLGCLQAAFHPLALSEDDHVLLHNLPYIVQMSRIINKWLNKHELSTSGPLHTFMFLNLLHTLMPAMDSRFSQTAKNFSVALGNTDREAPRWKHCVLETERGFDSVLTHLLSERIAHREAEEIIQNIFSSIKSKLHELKWTEQTSFDLVMKKVQSLVPRLWTTTEISSEAELDLLFSKVTVSANSYFSNYIQLLSLWQKRRSKLLIEQTEDADILSLSPSLLGNELLFPMGIFIPPIFHPTYPRAMNYGAMGFLLAKDILHLLLPKIYSQSETVHAVGECVWAHYLTVTERAGRGGAFSLSAAQQQEVWVQYSALQVALQAYHQSLKQQPVDTSISGLSHTRLFLTSFSQINCDSDPFREFMPMEPSFLITVICAKSNLCSTGLQCSIKTQNSLQTC, from the exons ATGTTTGACGGAGGGACAGCGGGAGGAGGTGCACATGTGAAATGTAAAAGGACAGAAGATGCAAcacacagggaaacacacaACGCAAGAATGGGCGAAACTCCAATACAGCTTGAG CTTCAGCTATCAGTCAAGCCATTGTCACAGCCAGAATCTGACAGAGGCCTTCATCCTCCCCCTCTGCTTCAGCTGCCACACCCAACCGAAGATCCCCCACAGGTCCAGCAACAGATTCAGCTCCAGcctgagcaacaacaacagcagcaactgtCAGAGTCTAACTCCGAGCACCAAGCCAAACCTGTGTGGATAAAACATCGACGATTGCTTCTCCTTCTTTTGGGGATCTCCTTTTGTGCTGCAATGATAGGACTGTTTTACTATATGCATCACAATCTCTACACTAAGACCAACAACCATACAGGCCCTG TCACCCCATGCCTTTCCCCTGCCTGTCAGTGGGCCTCAGCCCGTCTGTCCTCATCTGCTGATCCATTCACACAGCCCTGTGATTATTTCTTGTTCACATGTGAATCAGACAGACTTACGCTGGACGGCGGGGGGAGACTAAGAGGTCAGGGCATCCCTGGACATCCACAAAATCGAATGGAAAAGTCTACATCgccagagaggagaggaaaaaatgaagagaaggggggagagagagaggataaaaCTATGAACAGaaaagctctgctgctgcagaatctAAGAGGGACTTTAG aaacaaacaacaggCCGGATGGTTCAGCAGTGCAGAAGGCTAAAAGATTTTACCGCTCCTGTTTGGACACAAGATCCTTAGACACCCCTGGAGCAGAGCCCTTCCTTACACTCATCCAGAAA CTGGGAGGCTGGGCAGTATCAGGTCACTGGAATAAGACTAATTTCAACTCCACCCTGGGCTTGCTAATGAGAGACTACGCTACTTTTCCGTTCTTCAACCTCTATGTGGGCAAAGACCCAAATGAAACAGCCACGGGCAAATCCAAAAGATATATACAG ATTGATCAACCAGATCTTTTAATCCCAATTCAGTGGAACAGCAAGACACAAAAGTCTGAAGCTAAAACTGAG ACTCTACGTCCGTTTTTGGCCTCATGTCAGAGGTACCTGGCTCTGCTGGGAGCCCTGCCGGGCAGCAGCATGATCCATGTTGGCACATTCATCTCCTTATCCTCTGAGCTGGCTGTAGCAGCTTCACCTCTGCAACATCGCCTCACAAAAGGACAGCTCCATCAGCGCATGACTATCAAAGAACTACAG AGGCAGGCCCCTGCAGTGGATTGGTTGGGTTGTTTGCAGGCTGCTTTCCATCCACTGGCCCTCAGCGAAGACGATCACGTCCTTCTGCATAACCTACCCTACATAGTGCAAATGTCCCGCATCATTAACAAATGGCTGAACAAGCATGAACTAAGCACCAG CGGCCCCCTTCACACTTTCATGTTCCTAAATCTGCTGCACACCCTGATGCCTGCCATGGACTCCAGATTTTCACAAACAGCAAAGAATTTTTCGGTGGCGTTGGGAAACACTGACAGG GAAGCTCCTCGCTGGAAACACTGTGTgctggaaacagagagaggattCGACTCCGTGCTCACACACCTTCTCAGTGAAAGGATAGCACACAGAGAG GCAGAGGAGATTATCCAAAACATCTTTTCATCCATCAAGTCCAAACTACATGAGCTCAAGTGGACAGAACAGACATCTTTTGACCTTGTCATGAAAAAG gTTCAGTCTTTAGTGCCAAGACTATGGACTACAACAGAGATCTCTAGTGAAGCTGAGCTTGACCTGCTTTTTTCAAAG GTGACAGTCAGTGCAAATAGCTACTTCTCTAACTACATCCAGCTACTGTCCCTGTGGCAGAAAAGACGTAGTAAACTGCTGATTGAGCAGACCGAGGATGCTGATAT TCTGTCTCTTTCACCGTCTCTCCTGGGTAATGAGCTGCTCTTTCCCATGGGAATATTCATCCCTCCTATATTTCATCCGACCTATCCTAG AGCCATGAACTATGGTGCAATGGGTTTCCTACTTGCCAAAGACATCCTCCATCTACTTCTGCCTAAGA TTTACTCTCAGAGTGAGACGGTGCATGCTGTGGGGGAATGTGTGTGGGCTCACTACCTGACAGTGACTGAGAGAgcaggcagaggtggagcatTTTCgctctcagcagctcagcagcaggaGGTGTGGGTGCAGTATTCTGCACTGCAGGTAGCACTGCAG GCTTACCATCAGAGTCTAAAGCAGCAACCCGTTGACACTTCCATCTCGGGGCTGTCACACACTCGTCTCTTCCTCACGTCTTTTTCACAG ATTAACTGTGACTCTGACCCATTCCGTGAATTCATGCCCATGGAGCCCTCCTTCCTGATCACAGTGATTTGTGCCAAATCTAACCTGTGTTCTACAGGTTTACAATGCTCCATTAAGACTCAGAATTCATTACAAACATGCTGA